In Pseudomonas sp. Q1-7, the genomic window ACAAGGCCCAGGCGGAAACCCTCGGCAAGCTGTTCGATCTGCCTGATGAGGCGGTGGCCTGGCTGCAGATCGTGCCGTACAAGGGCTCGCTGCCGAGCGCCGTGCCCTCCGATCCGCTGATCTATCGCTGGTACGAGATCGTCAGTGTCTACGGCACCACCATCAAGGAGCTGATCCACGAGGAGTTCGGTGACGGCATCATGAGCGCCATCGACTTCTCGATGGACATCCAGCGTCAGGCCGACCCCAAGGGGGACCGCGTCAACGTGGTGCTGTCCGGCAAGTTCCTGCCCTACAAGAGCTACTGATTCAGGCGCCAGCCTCCACTCCCGGCCAGCTGCGGCTGGCCGGCCCCGATCAGACGAGGATGGAATCATGGACAATCAGCTCCTTTTCAGGCCCGAAGAAGTCGCAGCCCTCATTCAGGCCGGCCAGGCCATAGTGGTCGACATCCGTGACCGCGAGAGCTACCAGGCCGGACACATCAGTGGCGCAGTCAATGCGCCGGACGTTTTCTCCTACCTGGCGGAAACCAGCCCCGAGGGTCTGCAAGCCTTGCAGGCGCAGTTCGCCGAGGTGTTCGGCAAGGTCGGGCTCGATGGCCAGAAGGTGGCCATCGTCTACGAGGATGCACTGAATACCCGCTACGGCGGCTCCTGCCGAGGTCTCTGGCTGCTGCAGTACCTGGGGTATCCAAAGGTCGGCATTCTCGATGGCGGCCTGCGGGCCTGGCAGGCGTTCGGCGGCACGGTCGACACCGCCGCGGTCACGCCGGACTCGGTCAGCTTCCCGCTGCGACCGCGTGCCGAGCTGCTGGTGACCAAGGAGCAGATGCTCGCGGCTCTGGCCGATCCCGCGATCAAGTTGCTCGACAACCGCGACAAGGATGAGTGGCTGGCCGAGAGTTCGTCTCCTTACGGCAAGGATTTCGCGCCGCGCAAGGGCCGCATCCCCGGTGCGGTTTGGCTGGAGTGGTACGAGCTGATGGACACCAGCCAGCCGATCGCGGCGTTCAAGTCCGCCGAGCAGGTCCGTGCCCTGGCGACCGAGCGGGGGCTGAGGCCCGACGATGACATCATCATCTACTGCTTCAAGGGCGCGCGGGCAGCCAACACCTTCGTCGCCATGCAACTGGCGGGGTTCACCCGCTTGCGCATCTACCTCGGTTCCTGGAACGAGTGGTCGCGGGACGAAAGCCTGCCCATCGAAAGCGGCCTTCCGAAGGGTGCGGTGCGCATGTTGCCCCTGGCAGGCTGAGGTCGGCGCGGGGGCTCCGGCACGCTGACCAACTGCCTGGCCGGACGTTGCTCGGATCGCTTCGGACGCCAGCCGCTTCCGGGGCGTCCGGGCCTCGCCCCTGGGGCGCAAGCGCTGCTGTGAAACCCTCGCCCGCAGCCGTTATCGGCGCCCCGCCGGGAAATCGAGCGCCCCGGCGGCTTTTTCGACCCGGTGGCCGGTCCGGGTCGAAAAGCAGGCTTGCTTCCTGTACCATGCCGTCCGCAATTCACCCCGAGACTCCCCGAAGTCCCATGAGCGTGTCCCTTCGAATGACTTGGCTGCCCACTCCGCCATAGCGTTTCGCCCCCCGCGTTACCCGTGACTGCTTGCCTTGTCCAGCGGTCGCGCGCCGCTGCCTGTCCGCTTCCCTTGCCGGCCCGGCTGCCTCCTGAACCCAAACAATCCGAAATCCGTACTCGCCTGCTCGCTGCTGCCCGGTGTGCCGGTCGATGCCTTTGCTTTGGACGTCACGATGCTTCAGACAATCAAACAGAACTGGTTTTCCAATATCCGTGGCGATGTGCTCGCCGGACTGGTGGTGGCACTCGCCCTGATACCGGAGGCGATCGCCTTTTCGATCATCGCCGGGGTCGATCCCAAGGTGGGGCTGTACGCGTCCTTCTGCATCGCGGTGGTGATCGCGTTCGTGGGCGGACGTCCGGGAATGATTTCCGCCGCCACCGGGGCCATGGCCCTGCTGATGCTCACCCTGGTGAAGAATCACGGGCTCGAGTACCTGCTGGCGGCGACGTTGCTGTGCGGCGTGTTCCAGATCGTCGCCGGCTACCTCAAGCTCGGTTCGCTGATGCGCTTCGTCTCGCGGTCGGTGGTGACCGGATTCGTCAATGCGCTGGCGATCCTGATCTTCATGGCCCAGCTACCGGAACTGACCAACGTCACCTGGCACGTCTATGCGATGACCGCGGCGGGTCTCGGGATCATTTACCTGTTCCCCTACGTGCCGAAACTGGGCAAGGTCATTCCCTCGCCGCTGGTGTGCATTCTGCTGCTGACCGCCATCTCCATCTATCTGGGGCTGGATATCCGTACCGTGGGCGACATGGGGCAGTTGCCGGACACGTTGCCGGTGTTCCTCTGGCCCGACGTTCCGCTGACCTTCGAGACGCTGGCCATCATCTTCCCTTACTCGGCCGCCCTGGCGGTCGTGGGGCTGCTGGAGTCGATGATGACGGCCACCATCGTCGACGACCTGACGGATACGACCAGCGACAAGAACCGCGAGTGCAAGGGCCAGGGGGTTGCCAACATCGCCGCGGGCCTGATGGGGGGCATGGCCGGTTGCGCCATGATCGGCCAGTCGGTGATCAACGTGAAATCGGGCGGACGTACCCGTCTGTCCTGCCTGGTCGCCGGTGTGGTGTTGCTGTTGATGGTGGTGTTCCTCAGCGACTGGGTGCGCCAGATTCCGATGGCGGCCCTGGTCGCCGTGATGATCATGGTGTCCATCGGTACGTTCAGCTGGGACTCCGTGCGCAACCTGGGCAAATTCCCCCTGTCGACCAATATCGTGATGGTGGCGACAGTCGTGGTCGTCGTCTTCACCCATAACCTGGCCTACGGCGTGCTGGTCGGCGTGTTGCTGGCCGCCCTGTTCTTCGCCAACAAGGTGGGGCATTACCTGGATATCGGTTCCGAACTCGATGGCGCGGGTGAGCACCGCACGTACAAGGTCGTCGGGCAGGTGTTCTTCAGCTCGGCGGAGAAATTCGCGGCCGCGTTCGATTTCAAGGAAGCACTGAGCAAAGTCACCATCGACCTCAGCCGCGCCCACTTCTGGGACATCACCGCGGTCGCCGCGCTGGACAAGGTGGTGATCAAGCTGCGCCGCGAGGGCGTGGATGTCGAGGTGCTGGGGCTCAACCAGGCCAGTGCCACCATCGTTGACCGCTTCGGTGTGCACGACAAACCGGATTCCATTGACTCGCTCATGGGCCACTGAAAGGGAGAACGACCATGACCCACGTAATCGCTTGCATCGACGGTTCCACGTCCTCTCCGGCGCTGTGTGACTACGCCGCCTGGGCGAGCCTGCGTCTCGGCGCACCGCTGACGTTCCTGCACGTCCTGGATCAGCGGCAGTATCCGACCCGGACGGATCTCAGCGGCAACATCGGGCTGGGCAGCCGCGAACACCTCCTGGAGGAGCTGGCCGCACTCGATCAGCAACGCAGCAAGCTGGCCCTGGAGGAGGGGCGCATCATGCTCGCGGCGGCCAAGGAGCGCGCCCTGGCCGACGGTGTTGCGAATCCCGAGTCGAGGCAGCGTCATGGCGACCTGCTGGACAGCCTGCGGGAGCTGGAAGGGCAGACCCGCCTGCTGGTGATAGGTAAGGGCGGGGAAGCCCATGGCGGTTCAGGGCGCCACGTTGGCAGCCATGTGGAAACGGTGGTTCGCACCCTGCACCGACCCATTCTGGTGACCCCGACGACCTTCAAGGCGCCAGAGAGCCTGATGCTGGCCTTCGACGGCAGCGCGACCACCCGCAAGGGCGTCGACATGCTGGCTGCCAGCCCGCTGTTCAAAGGGCTGCCCATCCACCTCGTGACAATCGGTTCGGACACCGCCGACACGCGTGCGCAACTGGATTCGGCCCGTACGGTTCTGCAGGCCGCCGGATTCGCTGTGAGCACGGCGGTCCGCGCTGGCGAGGTGGAGCCTTCTCTGCATGCCTACCAGGCCGAACACGCTATCGACCTGGTGGTGATGGGGGCTTACGGTCACTCGCGCATTCGCCAGTTCCTGGTGGGCAGCACCACGGCGAACATGCTGGCGACCAGCGTCACCCCCCTGTTGCTGTTGCGTTGAGCGGACGCGTCGACGAAGGCCCGGCGGGCTGATTGCCCAGCCGGGCTCAAGGGGTCGCACCGTCGATTCGGCGGGTGGCGTTCGCCGCCCTCAGCGCGTCATCGGCAAGGCCGCGCCGATCAGCGCGAACAGCGTGCCGCAGCCGCGATTGAAGCCCTTGCCGCCGCGCTCCAGCCAGGGGCGGATCTTGAATGCCAGGCGTGCCAGCAGGTACTCCACCAGGAACTCCACCGCCACGAAGGTCAGCGCCATGACGATGAACTGGCTGACCAGGGAGCGCTGCAGGTCGAGGAACTGCGGCAGGAAGGCACCGTAGAAAAGCAGCACCTTGGGGTTGGAGATCGCCGACAGGAAGCCCTGGCGGAACAGCGTGGTGACGGGCGTCGCCGTGGCACCGGCGAGGGGGGTCAGGTGTAATGCCGGCGCCCGCCACAGCTGGATACCCAGCCATACCAGATAAGCCCCGCCCAGCCACTTCAGCACCGTCAGCGCGGCCGACGAGGTCTGCAGCAGGGCGCCCAGCCCGAACATCGCCAGTGCGATCAGCAGGCTGAACCCGGTGACGCCGCCGATGATGGTGAACAGCGTGCGCGTCGAACCGTGCAGGGCGCCGTGGGTCAGGGCCAGCAGGCTGTTCGGACCGGGTGTCAGCGCCAGGCCGATGGTGGCGATGAAGTAGAGCAGCCAGGTATCGGCAGCCATGTGCGCTTCCTCGTGGATTCCTGCGCTGCAGTCTAGGGGCGTCGGGCGTTACACAGAAGGCCTGCCGGGCGGAAAAGCGCCGGTGTCAGGCGCGCTGGCGGGCGCCGGCCAGTCGGAAGGGTCACTCGAAGACGTATTCCAGATCGACTCCCGCATACCAGCTGCGGCCGGCGCCGGCTTCGTAGAAGCGTTGGTTGGCCTCGCCGATGATCACCGAACCGACGTAGTCGCGGTCGAACAGGTTGTTCACGCGCAGGGTCTGGCTGAAGGTCCAGGGGCGCAACCGCTGTTCGACGCGCAGGTACCCGTTGGCCAGGGCGTAGCCCGGCGCGGCGCGGGCCTGGTTGTCGTCTTCCACCTCCAGGCTGCTGCGCAGTTGTCCCTCCAGGCCGGCGCTGATGGCGGGGCGGGGCGTCCATTCCAGGCGCGCGAACAGGCTGTGTTCGGCGATGCCGGGCATGCGCCGGCCCGAGGGAATCGGTTCGCCGGCACTGATGAAGGCCTGGGAATAGCGGGCGTCCAGCCAGGTGTAGGCGAGTTCCAGTCGCCAATGCGCGGCCAGTGCGTGTTCCAGGCCCAGTTCCAGCCCCTGGCGGCGGGTCTGGGCGGCGTTCTGGTAGCGGGTGCGGCCGCCGACGGAGGAAGCCACCACCAGCTCATCCTCCGTGAGGATATGGAACAGCGCCAGGTTCAGGTGCCCGTCGGCGGGCAGCAGCGCCTTGATGCCCAATTCGACCTGCTCGCTGGTGGCTGGCCGCAGGTCGAAGCCGAAGCTTCCGTCCGGGCCGGAGTAGGACAGCTCGTTCAGGGTGGGCGTCTCGAAACCCCTGGCCCAGCTGGCGTAGACATTCAGCTCCGGCGTCAGGGCATAGGTGGCGCCCAGGCTCGGCGTGGTCTTGCGGTAGGTGACGCGGCCGCTGTCGTCGCCGTTGGCCAGATAGTGGTCGTCCACGTCGAACGCCACCTCGTTGTGCCGCAGCCCGCCCAGCAGGCGGAAGTCCTGCCGTTCCCAGGCAAGCTGCAGGTAGGGCGAGGTACCGGTCACGGCGTCGCGTTCGTCGCGGCGCAGCGCACCCTTCACCCCGAGGCTGTCGCCGATGAAGTTCTCGTAGCCCTGGCGGTCGTCGCGGGAACGGTCGTAATCGATTCCGGCGGTGGCGGTGAAACGGCCCAGCCCGGTGTCGAACGGCTGGATCCAGCGGCTGCCGATGCCCTGGTAGTCGCGCGCGAAATCGATCACGCCGCCGGCTTGGCGCGGGTTGACCTGGGCCGCCACCGGGATCGACTGGAACTGCAGCACCCGCCGGGTGCCGCTGTAGAGGGTGGTTTGCCAGGTGGCTTCGCCGACCCGGCGTTCGAGGTTGAGGCCGCCCTGGCGCTGGTCCACGGTCTTGCGGGTATTGAACAGCAGGGTGGTGGCCGAGACCGCGCGCGGGTCCTGGCGGTAGGCCTCCCAGGTCAGGCCCTGCGGGTCCTGGGTGCCGTTCTGGTTCAGGTCGCTGTAGATCAGTGCCAGGCGCGTGTCGGCATCCGGGCGCAGGGTCAGCTTGGCGAAGGACTTTTCGAACTGCGCCGCGCTGTGGTCGCGATAGCCGTCGGTCTCGTAATGGGCGCGATTGACCAGGTAGCCGATGTGGCCATCGCCACCTTCCAGCGTCACGCGCTCCCGCTGGGTCGCCCAGGACCCGAGCGTGGTGCTGCCGGACAGCCGTGGCGAGCCTTCGCCGTCGCGGGAGAACAGCTGCACCACGCCGCCGGAATTGCTCCCGTAGGTGCTGGCGAAGGGGCCGCGCAGCACTTCGATATGGCCGAGCACGTCCAGGTCGAAGCTGGAGGCCTGGCCCTGGCCGTCTGGCGTCGTGGCCGGTATGCCGTCGCTGAGCAGCTTGATGCCACGCACACCGAAGGCCGAGCGGGCGCCGAACCCGCGCGAGGAGAGCTGGGGTTCCTGGGCATGGTTCTGGCGGTTCTGGATGGCCAGGCCGGGCACGCCGGAAAGCGGTTCGGACAGATCGATGCCCGGTTGACCCCGTGGCTGCGGGTCGACCCGGTCCACCGAGAAGGGCAGGTCGAATGCCGGCGCGCGGTAGCGGCTGCCACTGATCACCAGTGGCGGGGCATTCGGCGCTGGCGGATCGGCCGCTGTCGCCGCCCCGCACGCCAGCAGGCAGAGGACAGCGGCGCAGCGGAGGAGGGTGGCAGCCATGATGGAGGTCGTTTTGATGGCTTTTGATACTGGTTGATCTTTCCTGAAGGTAGCATCGGCCACGATACGCCCGGCCCCTCCGGCTGCGCGCGGGCGAGGAATCAACACGCGGTCCGCCCCTCGGATCGCCCAGGAAAAGAACCCAGATCGCATGCGCAAGCACAGACGCCTGACCTTCCGCCAGATCGACCGTATCCATGTCATCAACCGCCTGAGCAGCGAGCCGATGGGCTATATCGCCGACTTGTCCGTCGGTGGCCTGAGGCTGGTCAGTCCTTCTCCGTTGGCGCCAGGGGCCTGTTTCGAAATGCGCCTGGAGGTGCCGGTGCGCGAAGGGCATTTCCGCTCGGTGGACATTCACGTGGTCTGCCAGTGGTCACGCAAGGACGGCATGAGCGGCCGCTTCCACATCGGCTTCGCCCTGGACCGGCCGGCGCCGGAATTCACCGAGATGGTCGCCTCGCTGAATGCGTCGCTGGGATTCGTGCGCGCCCAGAAGAGCTGAGCCCACCGGGACCCTCCAGGTCGGCGCCTTGCCGGGTGACGCTAAGACAGCCGCCACCCCGCGAGGGCCTGTCGGTCAGCCGAGGGTGCCGAGGATGTTCACCCCCACCTTCTCCGGAATCTCGTTCTGCGACAGCACGTGCAGGCCCGGGCTGAACACCCGGGCGTAGCGGGCCAGCAGCGGGCGCAATTGCGGCATCACGGTGAGGATCGGCGGGTGGCCTTCCTTGCGCAGCTTTTCCTTCACCACCGGCATGGCGTTCTGCAGCTGGTTGAGCAGCGCCGGTTCCACCGGGATGTTGTCCAGGCTCACCGGGCCGGCCTGCTGGGCGATGGAGAGGGCGCCCAGCAGGGTGTTTTCCAGGGCGTTTTCCAGGATGAACACGGCAATCTCGCTGCGATCCCCGGCGATCCGCGAGACGATGCTGCGGCGCAGCGCATAGCGCACGTCCGACGCCAGCAGCACCGGGTCCTTGGTACTTTCGCTGCCTTCCAGCAGGGCGCTGGCGATGGACACGATGTCCTTCAGCGGCACTTCTTCCTGCAGCAACTGGCGGAATACCCGGTGCTGCTGGGCGTAGTTCAGCTGCGTCTTCAGGGACTCCGCCAGCTTGGGCGCCTGCAGTGCCAGGCGCTGCATCAGGTGCTCCACGTCGTCGTGCTTGAAGATGTCCGGCAGGTTCTCGCGAATCACCTTGTTCAGGTGGGTCGCCACCACGCTGGCGCAGTCGATCACCTGGTAGCCGAGGTTCAGCGCGCGGGTCTTGTCGCTGGGCAGGATCCACACCACCTGCATGCGGTAGGCCGGGTCGATGCCGAGGATGCCGTCGATCTCGCCGTAGACCTCGGGGGAGGGGATGGCCATCAGGCGGTCGGCGTGCAGTTCGGCGCCGTCGATGCGCTCGCCGTTGATGTGGATGCTGTACTGCGAGGCCTTGAGCCGCAGGCTGTCGCGGATCTGCACTTCCGGCAGGAGGAAGCCCAGGCTCTCCGACAGCGTCTGGCGCACGCCGCGCACCCGCTGCGCCAGGGGCGCGCCGCTGGCGTCGCTGACCAGGCCGACCAGCTTGTAGCCCAGGGAAATCGACAGGCGCTCCACCAGCGGGATGTCTTCCCAGGCCAGGTTCTGCGCGCGCTCCTGGTCCATCGCCTTGCTCAGCGCCTGGACCTGCTCCAGGGATTGCGCTTCGGCGATGGGTTCGGCCAGCGATACCCGCCAGCCGATGTAGCCGATCACCGCGGCGAAGCCGAGGAAGGCCAGGTGCGGCATGCCCGGCACCAGGCCGAGTACCGTGAGGATGCCGGCCACGGTGTAGAGCACCGAAGGCGAGGCGAGCAGTTGCCGCTGCACCAGGTTGGTGATGTCCGCCGACTCGTTGACCCGGGTCACGATGATGGCCGCCGCGGTGGACAGCAGCAGCGCCGGAATCTGCGCCACCAGGCCGTCGCCGATGGTCAGCATGGCGTACTGCTGGAAGGCCTGGCTGCCGTCCAGGCCATGGACGAAGACGCCGATGGCGATACCGCCGAAGAGGTTGATCAGGAGCACCAGGATGCCGGCGATGGCGTCGCCGCGGACGAACTTCGAGGCGCCGTCCATCGCACCGTAGAAGTCGGCCTCCTTGGCCACTTCCTGGCGCCGTACCTTGGCTTCTTCCTGGGTGATGATGCCGGCATTGAGGTCGGCGTCGATGGCCATCTGCTTGCCGGGCAGGGCGTCCAGGGTGAAGCGCGCGGTCACTTCGGAGATCCGCTCGCCGCCCTTGGTGATGACCATGAAGTTCACGATCATCAGGATCACGAAGACGATCATGCCGACGATGAAGTTGCCGCCGATCACCACTTCGCCGAAGGCCTCGATCACCTTGCCCGCGGCGCCGGTACCGGTGTGGCCCTCCAGCAGCACCACGCGGGTGGAGGCCACGTTCAGCGACAGGCGCAGCAGCGTGGTGACCAGGATCACCGTCGGCAGCAGGGAGAAGTCCAGCGGCCGTTTCGACGACACGCTCACCATCAGCACCAGGATCGCCATGCCGATGTTGAAGGTGAAGAGCGCGTCCAGCATCAGCGGCGGCAGCGGCAGGATGATCATCGCCAGGACGGACAGGATCACC contains:
- the cynS gene encoding cyanase, whose product is MISSREDVTKMILAAKVSKGLKWGHVAETIGLSKEWTTAGCLGQMTFDKAQAETLGKLFDLPDEAVAWLQIVPYKGSLPSAVPSDPLIYRWYEIVSVYGTTIKELIHEEFGDGIMSAIDFSMDIQRQADPKGDRVNVVLSGKFLPYKSY
- a CDS encoding sulfurtransferase, whose translation is MDNQLLFRPEEVAALIQAGQAIVVDIRDRESYQAGHISGAVNAPDVFSYLAETSPEGLQALQAQFAEVFGKVGLDGQKVAIVYEDALNTRYGGSCRGLWLLQYLGYPKVGILDGGLRAWQAFGGTVDTAAVTPDSVSFPLRPRAELLVTKEQMLAALADPAIKLLDNRDKDEWLAESSSPYGKDFAPRKGRIPGAVWLEWYELMDTSQPIAAFKSAEQVRALATERGLRPDDDIIIYCFKGARAANTFVAMQLAGFTRLRIYLGSWNEWSRDESLPIESGLPKGAVRMLPLAG
- a CDS encoding SulP family inorganic anion transporter; protein product: MLQTIKQNWFSNIRGDVLAGLVVALALIPEAIAFSIIAGVDPKVGLYASFCIAVVIAFVGGRPGMISAATGAMALLMLTLVKNHGLEYLLAATLLCGVFQIVAGYLKLGSLMRFVSRSVVTGFVNALAILIFMAQLPELTNVTWHVYAMTAAGLGIIYLFPYVPKLGKVIPSPLVCILLLTAISIYLGLDIRTVGDMGQLPDTLPVFLWPDVPLTFETLAIIFPYSAALAVVGLLESMMTATIVDDLTDTTSDKNRECKGQGVANIAAGLMGGMAGCAMIGQSVINVKSGGRTRLSCLVAGVVLLLMVVFLSDWVRQIPMAALVAVMIMVSIGTFSWDSVRNLGKFPLSTNIVMVATVVVVVFTHNLAYGVLVGVLLAALFFANKVGHYLDIGSELDGAGEHRTYKVVGQVFFSSAEKFAAAFDFKEALSKVTIDLSRAHFWDITAVAALDKVVIKLRREGVDVEVLGLNQASATIVDRFGVHDKPDSIDSLMGH
- a CDS encoding universal stress protein encodes the protein MTHVIACIDGSTSSPALCDYAAWASLRLGAPLTFLHVLDQRQYPTRTDLSGNIGLGSREHLLEELAALDQQRSKLALEEGRIMLAAAKERALADGVANPESRQRHGDLLDSLRELEGQTRLLVIGKGGEAHGGSGRHVGSHVETVVRTLHRPILVTPTTFKAPESLMLAFDGSATTRKGVDMLAASPLFKGLPIHLVTIGSDTADTRAQLDSARTVLQAAGFAVSTAVRAGEVEPSLHAYQAEHAIDLVVMGAYGHSRIRQFLVGSTTANMLATSVTPLLLLR
- a CDS encoding LysE family translocator, producing MAADTWLLYFIATIGLALTPGPNSLLALTHGALHGSTRTLFTIIGGVTGFSLLIALAMFGLGALLQTSSAALTVLKWLGGAYLVWLGIQLWRAPALHLTPLAGATATPVTTLFRQGFLSAISNPKVLLFYGAFLPQFLDLQRSLVSQFIVMALTFVAVEFLVEYLLARLAFKIRPWLERGGKGFNRGCGTLFALIGAALPMTR
- a CDS encoding TonB-dependent receptor family protein, with amino-acid sequence MAATLLRCAAVLCLLACGAATAADPPAPNAPPLVISGSRYRAPAFDLPFSVDRVDPQPRGQPGIDLSEPLSGVPGLAIQNRQNHAQEPQLSSRGFGARSAFGVRGIKLLSDGIPATTPDGQGQASSFDLDVLGHIEVLRGPFASTYGSNSGGVVQLFSRDGEGSPRLSGSTTLGSWATQRERVTLEGGDGHIGYLVNRAHYETDGYRDHSAAQFEKSFAKLTLRPDADTRLALIYSDLNQNGTQDPQGLTWEAYRQDPRAVSATTLLFNTRKTVDQRQGGLNLERRVGEATWQTTLYSGTRRVLQFQSIPVAAQVNPRQAGGVIDFARDYQGIGSRWIQPFDTGLGRFTATAGIDYDRSRDDRQGYENFIGDSLGVKGALRRDERDAVTGTSPYLQLAWERQDFRLLGGLRHNEVAFDVDDHYLANGDDSGRVTYRKTTPSLGATYALTPELNVYASWARGFETPTLNELSYSGPDGSFGFDLRPATSEQVELGIKALLPADGHLNLALFHILTEDELVVASSVGGRTRYQNAAQTRRQGLELGLEHALAAHWRLELAYTWLDARYSQAFISAGEPIPSGRRMPGIAEHSLFARLEWTPRPAISAGLEGQLRSSLEVEDDNQARAAPGYALANGYLRVEQRLRPWTFSQTLRVNNLFDRDYVGSVIIGEANQRFYEAGAGRSWYAGVDLEYVFE
- a CDS encoding PilZ domain-containing protein, translated to MRKHRRLTFRQIDRIHVINRLSSEPMGYIADLSVGGLRLVSPSPLAPGACFEMRLEVPVREGHFRSVDIHVVCQWSRKDGMSGRFHIGFALDRPAPEFTEMVASLNASLGFVRAQKS
- a CDS encoding flagellar biosynthesis protein FlhA encodes the protein MRLLQQLTPTLRSGRIGIPLVILSVLAMIILPLPPLMLDALFTFNIGMAILVLMVSVSSKRPLDFSLLPTVILVTTLLRLSLNVASTRVVLLEGHTGTGAAGKVIEAFGEVVIGGNFIVGMIVFVILMIVNFMVITKGGERISEVTARFTLDALPGKQMAIDADLNAGIITQEEAKVRRQEVAKEADFYGAMDGASKFVRGDAIAGILVLLINLFGGIAIGVFVHGLDGSQAFQQYAMLTIGDGLVAQIPALLLSTAAAIIVTRVNESADITNLVQRQLLASPSVLYTVAGILTVLGLVPGMPHLAFLGFAAVIGYIGWRVSLAEPIAEAQSLEQVQALSKAMDQERAQNLAWEDIPLVERLSISLGYKLVGLVSDASGAPLAQRVRGVRQTLSESLGFLLPEVQIRDSLRLKASQYSIHINGERIDGAELHADRLMAIPSPEVYGEIDGILGIDPAYRMQVVWILPSDKTRALNLGYQVIDCASVVATHLNKVIRENLPDIFKHDDVEHLMQRLALQAPKLAESLKTQLNYAQQHRVFRQLLQEEVPLKDIVSIASALLEGSESTKDPVLLASDVRYALRRSIVSRIAGDRSEIAVFILENALENTLLGALSIAQQAGPVSLDNIPVEPALLNQLQNAMPVVKEKLRKEGHPPILTVMPQLRPLLARYARVFSPGLHVLSQNEIPEKVGVNILGTLG